Part of the Coriobacteriia bacterium genome is shown below.
TGAGATCGGCCCAGGAGATCTGGCGGCCGTACTTCTGCTTGATCGGCCACAGCAGGCGCCGCGCCTTGTCCAGGTTGACGTTGTCCGGCCAGCTGTTGAGCGGAGCGAGACGCTGTGAGCCCGATCCGGCACCCCCACGACCATCGGCCAGGCGATAGGTTCCCGCACTGTGCCACGCCATACGGACCATCAACCCGCCGTAGTGACCGTAGTCGGCCGGCCACCAGTCCTGTGACGTCGTCATCAGCGCGTACAGATCACGCTTCATGGCCTCCAAATCGAGCTTCGTGAACTCATCCGCGTAGTTGAACCCCTCACCCATGGGATCTCCCGCCGGCGGATTCTGGTGCAGCACACTTAGGTTGAGTTGGTTCGGCCACCAGTCCCTGTTTGACGTGCCGTGGCCAGCGATCCCGGGCTTCTTTCCCTCTATCATCTTGCTCCTCCGTTCGTCGTGTGTCGTCACATCCGTTCTGAGCCGCTTGGAACTCCTAGCTCGTTCGCAATCCTCCTTCGTGGGCAGATCAAGCCATCTGCATCAGGCGCTCTCCGCCTCGATGCAGCGGCGGCACACCCCGCTGAACCTCACCTCGACGCCGCTGACGCGCCCCAAATCCGCCGCATGGTCAGGAACCCCCACTTCGTCGAGAACGGGGCTCTCGACATCCCGGATGAGCCCGCACCTCGCGCAGACGAAATGGTGGTGCCGGGTGGTGTTCGCGTCGTAGCGCGCGGTTGCGGTGGTCCCAGCGACCCGATTCACAAGCCCCAGGTCGACCAGGGTACCGAGTGTGCGGTAGACGGTGTCCAGCGAAATCGTCGGGACTCGTTCACGGACGGCCGTGAAGACCACCTCTGCATCCGGGTGCGTTTCAGCGGATGCGACCTCACGGACGACTTCGAGACGCTGGTGAGTCAGCCGAAAGCCAGCCCCGCGAAGCGATGTCGCGAGTTCCTCGACCCGTCGGGCAACCTCTGTGTCGGCGACAGACAATGACGCTCCTTAAAACGCTCTACTCCTACATAGGAATGACTCTTCATATACCCGTCCCGCGATACCCCAAACCCGACCCGCTGCCAACATAGGCGTATTCCGACAACGGAAGAAGCGGAGTTTGAGATCGAGGTGCTCCGGGGTAGGTCATAGACGCAGCGAAACGAGTCGTTCGGGCAAGAGAC
Proteins encoded:
- a CDS encoding transcriptional repressor, translating into MSVADTEVARRVEELATSLRGAGFRLTHQRLEVVREVASAETHPDAEVVFTAVRERVPTISLDTVYRTLGTLVDLGLVNRVAGTTATARYDANTTRHHHFVCARCGLIRDVESPVLDEVGVPDHAADLGRVSGVEVRFSGVCRRCIEAESA